A single genomic interval of Chryseobacterium paludis harbors:
- a CDS encoding glucosaminidase domain-containing protein, protein MKRLFLLISLLVLSKFSAQTWATEDQYIQKFAQYAVEEMEKYKIPASITLAQGLLETGGGQSRLAQEGKNHFGIKCKEDWTGKTMKHTDDAPNECFRVYDDPRQSYEDHSIFLSTRKYYTNLFNLDMKDYKAWAYGLKKAGYATNPRYASILIGKIERYKLYEFDNTNSREVLYAVLSMYPDLKDDRAFMAKLEPSKVTKKDPVTVSVPYKQTSYAQQQKRVERIKTKAEILNSILIKSHPNDGLKYIVIPEDTDVKYIANKFKVSEGRLIKWNELEGTTLKKNEIVFLESKNSAGNTAIYKAESGEDMHDIAQKFGIKLHKLYAKNRMDEGQQPSAGQLIYLIDKKPRN, encoded by the coding sequence ATGAAAAGACTTTTCTTGCTAATAAGCCTTTTAGTTTTGTCAAAATTCTCAGCTCAGACTTGGGCTACTGAAGACCAGTATATTCAAAAATTTGCTCAATATGCAGTAGAAGAAATGGAGAAATATAAAATTCCCGCTTCTATTACTCTTGCTCAGGGACTTTTGGAGACAGGAGGGGGGCAAAGCAGGTTGGCTCAGGAAGGGAAAAATCACTTTGGGATAAAATGTAAAGAAGACTGGACCGGTAAAACGATGAAACATACTGACGATGCACCTAATGAGTGCTTCCGTGTATATGATGATCCCAGACAGTCCTACGAAGATCATTCGATATTTTTATCAACAAGAAAGTATTACACCAATTTGTTCAATCTGGATATGAAAGATTACAAAGCTTGGGCGTATGGTTTAAAAAAGGCTGGATATGCCACTAACCCTCGTTATGCTTCTATTCTGATTGGTAAAATTGAAAGATATAAACTTTATGAGTTTGATAATACCAATTCTAGAGAGGTTCTTTATGCCGTATTAAGCATGTATCCGGATCTAAAAGATGACAGAGCTTTTATGGCAAAGCTGGAGCCTTCAAAAGTTACAAAAAAAGACCCTGTTACAGTGAGTGTACCATATAAGCAGACTTCTTATGCACAGCAACAGAAAAGGGTAGAAAGAATTAAAACAAAAGCTGAAATTCTCAATTCTATTTTAATAAAAAGTCATCCGAATGATGGTTTAAAATACATTGTTATTCCTGAAGATACCGATGTGAAATACATTGCCAATAAATTCAAAGTAAGCGAAGGCAGGTTGATCAAATGGAATGAATTGGAAGGTACCACTCTTAAGAAAAACGAAATTGTATTTCTTGAATCAAAAAATTCAGCTGGAAATACAGCAATTTACAAAGCTGAATCAGGTGAAGATATGCATGATATTGCACAGAAATTCGGAATTAAGCTACATAAACTATACGCAAAAAACAGAATGGATGAAGGTCAGCAACCTTCTGCAGGCCAGTTAATTTACCTGATAGATAAGAAGCCTAGAAATTAA
- the hemL gene encoding glutamate-1-semialdehyde 2,1-aminomutase: protein MKYQRSSALFEEAYKYIPGGVNSPVRAFKSVGGVPVFMKSAKGAYLTDADDHTYIDYINSWGPAILGHTHPEVLEELKIQAEKGFSFGAPTELETEIAKFIVENVPNIDQIRMVSSGTEACMSAVRLARGFTGRDKIVKFEGCYHGHSDSFLIKAGSGAATFGNPNSPGVTAGTAKDTLLARYNDFEQVEDLFRHNQGEIAAVIIEPVAGNMGCVLPGNNFLQNLRKICDENGALLIFDEVMTGFRLAFGGAQELFNVKADLVTYGKVIGGGLPVGAFAGRNEIMDHLAPKGGVYQAGTLSGNPLAMRAGLKTLQLIKNDQNFFERLNKTTETLDFEIGKILNEKGIAHKINRKGSMMSVFFHINRVSNFDEAQEANHSLFNNFFHQMLTNGIYLPPSGYETYFISDAIKDKEIDMTLEAVRKFEYSNK, encoded by the coding sequence ATGAAGTATCAAAGAAGTTCGGCTTTATTTGAAGAAGCCTATAAATACATTCCGGGAGGGGTGAATTCCCCTGTTCGGGCATTCAAATCAGTGGGTGGAGTTCCTGTGTTCATGAAATCGGCAAAAGGAGCTTACCTTACGGATGCGGATGATCATACCTACATTGATTATATTAATTCTTGGGGTCCTGCAATTTTGGGACATACTCACCCTGAAGTTTTGGAAGAATTAAAAATTCAGGCGGAAAAAGGGTTCTCTTTTGGTGCTCCTACAGAGCTGGAAACTGAAATTGCAAAATTTATTGTAGAGAACGTTCCAAATATTGATCAGATCAGAATGGTTTCTTCGGGTACTGAAGCTTGTATGAGTGCTGTAAGATTGGCGAGAGGTTTTACAGGAAGAGATAAGATTGTGAAGTTTGAAGGATGTTATCATGGTCATTCAGATTCATTTTTGATCAAAGCAGGAAGTGGCGCCGCTACTTTTGGAAATCCAAATTCTCCGGGTGTAACAGCTGGAACTGCAAAAGATACTTTATTAGCAAGATATAATGATTTTGAACAGGTAGAAGACTTATTCCGTCATAATCAGGGAGAAATTGCCGCTGTAATTATTGAGCCGGTTGCCGGAAATATGGGATGTGTTCTCCCGGGAAATAATTTCTTACAAAACTTAAGAAAGATCTGTGATGAGAATGGAGCTTTATTAATTTTTGATGAGGTCATGACAGGATTCAGATTAGCTTTTGGAGGTGCTCAGGAACTTTTCAATGTGAAAGCAGATTTAGTAACGTACGGAAAAGTGATCGGTGGAGGTCTTCCGGTAGGAGCTTTTGCTGGAAGAAACGAAATCATGGATCATCTGGCTCCGAAAGGGGGAGTATATCAGGCTGGAACATTAAGTGGAAATCCTTTGGCTATGAGAGCGGGTTTAAAAACACTTCAGTTGATTAAAAATGATCAGAATTTCTTCGAAAGACTTAATAAAACAACGGAAACCTTAGATTTTGAAATTGGAAAAATTTTAAATGAAAAAGGGATCGCGCATAAGATTAATAGAAAAGGTTCTATGATGTCGGTTTTCTTTCATATCAATAGGGTATCGAATTTTGATGAAGCGCAGGAAGCGAATCATTCCTTGTTCAATAATTTTTTCCATCAAATGCTAACCAATGGAATATATCTTCCACCAAGTGGTTATGAGACATACTTTATCAGTGATGCCATTAAAGATAAAGAAATTGATATGACATTGGAAGCAGTGAGAAAATTTGAATATTCCAATAAATAA
- a CDS encoding SDR family oxidoreductase translates to MDTKKVLLTGISGFLGSHTTIQLLEKGYEVKGTLRSLSRAGSIKDVIAKHTRYVDNLSFFQADLNDANIWTDLTRGMDYVQHIASPFPRELPKHEDDLILPAKEGILNILKASSQNNVKRVVLTSSGAAVVYGKTKRQLESVLNESIWTDINYKQDLSPYFKSKTVAEAAAWEFMKKYPSKMELSTVLPGAILGPVLEKDYGTSANIVIKLMDGSMPAVPQIGFEVIDVRSVADALIKAMEVTSAANNRYLLSSGFLMMKDIAQILKKVYPERKIPTRELPNFIVKLFSKFDSSLRPVIIDLGVKRRVNVDRAKNELQWQPIPGEEAVLSCAKSIFEQGILK, encoded by the coding sequence ATGGATACAAAAAAAGTTTTATTAACTGGTATCAGTGGTTTCCTTGGATCACATACAACAATCCAACTTCTTGAAAAAGGATACGAAGTAAAAGGTACATTGAGAAGTCTGAGTAGAGCAGGATCAATTAAAGATGTAATAGCAAAGCACACACGTTATGTAGACAATTTATCATTTTTTCAGGCAGATTTAAATGATGCCAATATATGGACTGATCTTACAAGAGGTATGGATTACGTTCAACATATTGCATCTCCATTTCCCAGAGAATTGCCTAAACACGAAGATGATTTAATCCTTCCTGCTAAAGAAGGAATATTAAATATTTTAAAGGCTTCATCTCAGAATAATGTAAAACGAGTGGTATTAACCTCGTCCGGGGCTGCAGTAGTATATGGAAAAACAAAGAGACAGCTTGAAAGTGTACTGAATGAATCGATCTGGACAGATATAAATTATAAACAAGACCTTTCTCCTTATTTCAAAAGCAAAACTGTTGCGGAAGCTGCTGCATGGGAATTTATGAAAAAGTATCCGTCAAAAATGGAATTGTCTACTGTTTTGCCTGGAGCTATTCTTGGCCCTGTATTGGAAAAAGACTATGGTACTTCTGCTAATATTGTAATCAAACTGATGGACGGAAGTATGCCTGCTGTACCACAAATTGGTTTTGAAGTCATTGATGTACGTTCTGTAGCAGATGCCTTAATTAAAGCAATGGAGGTAACCTCAGCGGCTAATAACCGTTATCTCTTATCGTCAGGTTTTCTGATGATGAAAGATATAGCACAAATACTTAAAAAAGTTTACCCGGAAAGAAAAATTCCAACCAGAGAGCTACCCAATTTCATTGTGAAACTTTTTTCTAAATTTGATTCTTCTTTAAGACCTGTTATTATTGATTTGGGCGTGAAGAGAAGAGTCAATGTGGATAGGGCTAAGAATGAATTACAGTGGCAGCCTATACCAGGAGAAGAAGCTGTTTTATCTTGTGCCAAAAGTATTTTTGAACAAGGAATTTTAAAATAA
- a CDS encoding NADP-dependent oxidoreductase: MNLMNNQIVLTSLPKGKLNTTNFNFKKTMLPVPKVGEVLGRTLYIAIDAASRAWMQADTYRPILRDNELMPGLALVEVMESQVGHLKPGDLIIAETGWQTYLTIPANKLVALPEIEPLTNLLSIFGVPGLTAYFGLLQCGLPKPGDTLVVSAAAGAVGSIVGQIGKIKGCTVVGIAGGVEKCNILVEQFGFDSVVNYKEGNIEENLRLTCPNGIDIYFDNVGGSILDAVLSNMANYGRIVCCGAISQYDQKKLDVGPIGIPGQIILKSLIMKGFLLFDFLHEQDRAIQDLEKWVKSGSIIVQEDIIDGFEKLPEALVGVLNGENVGKRIVKVANRNE; this comes from the coding sequence ATGAATTTAATGAACAACCAAATTGTATTAACCAGTTTACCTAAAGGAAAATTAAATACAACAAATTTTAACTTCAAAAAAACGATGTTGCCCGTGCCAAAAGTTGGCGAGGTATTGGGACGGACACTATACATAGCAATCGATGCTGCCAGCCGTGCGTGGATGCAGGCTGACACTTATAGGCCTATACTTCGGGATAATGAATTGATGCCGGGATTGGCACTAGTTGAGGTGATGGAGTCACAGGTAGGTCATCTGAAACCGGGGGACCTTATTATTGCTGAGACAGGCTGGCAGACTTATTTAACTATTCCAGCAAACAAATTGGTTGCTTTACCAGAGATAGAACCGCTTACGAATCTTCTGAGTATTTTTGGAGTTCCTGGACTTACAGCTTATTTTGGACTTTTGCAGTGCGGTTTGCCTAAACCTGGGGATACATTAGTAGTCTCTGCAGCGGCCGGTGCCGTAGGCTCGATTGTTGGGCAAATTGGAAAAATTAAAGGATGTACTGTGGTTGGAATAGCAGGTGGTGTTGAAAAATGCAATATATTGGTTGAGCAATTTGGGTTCGACTCGGTGGTGAATTACAAGGAAGGAAACATAGAGGAGAATCTGCGCTTGACGTGCCCGAACGGAATTGATATCTATTTTGATAATGTGGGAGGAAGCATATTAGATGCTGTACTTTCCAATATGGCTAATTACGGGAGGATTGTTTGCTGTGGAGCCATATCTCAATATGACCAAAAAAAACTTGATGTCGGGCCAATTGGAATTCCTGGTCAGATTATATTGAAAAGCCTTATTATGAAGGGATTTTTATTGTTTGATTTTTTGCATGAGCAAGACAGGGCAATCCAAGATTTGGAGAAGTGGGTGAAATCTGGGAGTATAATCGTTCAAGAAGATATTATTGATGGGTTTGAAAAGCTTCCGGAAGCTTTGGTCGGTGTATTGAATGGAGAAAACGTTGGTAAAAGGATAGTGAAGGTTGCAAATCGTAATGAGTAA
- a CDS encoding amidohydrolase, protein MNISNNISRKDFIKSSALAMAGLTLTSGTMSATNLFSENISPLAKGKLSLKNVRLETGFEYEEGEVISTKTDLFCVEIENGKIIAIAPNQPNSKAIDVKGFLMLPAFKDMHIHLDKTFYGDQWQAVRKRTGGVKGMIALEQKILPEMLKNSTFKAEKMIELLQSKGTSFARSHVNVEPTSKLDSLKNLEKALVNKKKTFGAELVAFPQHGVFYTDSVPYLKEAASMDIDYIGGLDPYTIDGAIEKTIDFTVQLALDHKKGIDIHLHESGESGLKTVEYLIDKVNENSSLKGKTYLSHCFVLGKLDKPKQEEVAEKLANAQIGIVSTIPFGSLIMPIPTLYKHNVLVLTGNDSIVDHWNTFGTGSVLQKANLMVQLYGYSTEFLLSRSLKLATGNILPLDDKGNQQWPKKGDDANLVFLNASCSAEAVSRISHVESLIHQGNVVF, encoded by the coding sequence ATGAACATTTCAAATAATATATCCCGCAAAGACTTTATTAAAAGTTCTGCTCTGGCAATGGCAGGATTAACTTTAACTTCAGGTACTATGAGTGCTACAAATTTATTTTCAGAAAACATCTCTCCTTTAGCAAAAGGGAAGCTTAGCCTTAAAAATGTACGTTTGGAAACCGGTTTTGAATATGAAGAAGGGGAGGTGATCTCGACGAAAACTGATTTGTTCTGCGTTGAAATAGAAAACGGAAAGATAATAGCAATAGCTCCGAATCAACCTAATAGTAAAGCAATTGATGTCAAAGGCTTTTTGATGCTTCCTGCATTTAAGGATATGCATATTCACTTGGATAAGACTTTTTATGGTGACCAATGGCAGGCGGTAAGAAAAAGAACAGGTGGTGTAAAGGGGATGATCGCGTTGGAGCAAAAGATACTTCCGGAAATGTTGAAAAATTCAACTTTTAAAGCTGAAAAAATGATAGAATTGCTGCAATCTAAGGGTACTTCCTTTGCACGAAGCCATGTTAACGTTGAGCCCACTTCAAAACTGGATTCATTAAAAAATCTTGAAAAGGCTTTAGTAAATAAAAAGAAAACTTTTGGAGCAGAATTGGTTGCCTTTCCTCAACATGGAGTTTTTTATACCGATTCAGTACCTTATCTAAAAGAGGCGGCTTCTATGGATATCGACTACATCGGTGGGCTAGATCCATATACGATTGATGGGGCCATTGAAAAAACAATTGATTTTACAGTCCAGTTGGCATTGGACCATAAAAAAGGAATTGACATTCATTTGCATGAATCAGGAGAATCAGGATTAAAAACCGTAGAGTATTTAATTGATAAAGTCAATGAAAATTCCAGTCTTAAGGGGAAAACCTACTTAAGTCATTGTTTTGTATTAGGAAAATTGGATAAACCAAAACAAGAGGAAGTTGCTGAAAAATTGGCGAATGCTCAAATAGGAATTGTTTCTACTATTCCTTTCGGAAGTCTTATTATGCCAATTCCCACCCTATATAAGCATAATGTATTGGTTTTAACAGGTAATGACAGTATTGTTGATCATTGGAATACTTTCGGAACGGGAAGTGTTTTGCAGAAAGCGAATCTGATGGTGCAATTGTATGGATATTCAACAGAGTTTTTATTATCAAGAAGTTTGAAACTGGCGACGGGAAATATTCTTCCTTTAGATGACAAAGGAAATCAGCAATGGCCTAAAAAAGGGGATGATGCTAATTTGGTATTTCTTAACGCCAGCTGTTCCGCAGAGGCTGTTTCAAGGATTTCACATGTAGAATCTCTAATTCATCAGGGAAATGTAGTCTTTTAG
- a CDS encoding AraC family transcriptional regulator, with translation MSHGSDYFPVLGIHEFSEDQSKGCNLVFNELHGERSIDKPHKHDFFIINLFEQGRGFHTIDFKEYKVENNQVHLVFPGQVHHWIIEKETIGYQLMISREWFESFLPALRFSASYYHNHPVITISKEIYQLLLYEFKGIQSILNEKVAFWELIQKRSEVIGLLISKSVEGTFNDFEIFNSNPIISKFLHLIDKHFKEERSVSFYAEKLSISANYLNIVCKKNLNASASSLIQDRILLEAKRLLKVSEMSVKDIVYDLGFYDHASFSKFFKAQTGMTPSQFKE, from the coding sequence ATGAGTCACGGATCAGATTATTTTCCTGTTTTAGGTATTCATGAATTTAGTGAAGATCAGTCGAAGGGTTGTAATCTGGTGTTTAATGAGCTTCATGGGGAAAGATCAATTGATAAACCTCATAAGCATGATTTTTTTATCATTAATCTTTTTGAACAGGGCAGAGGCTTTCATACGATTGATTTTAAAGAATATAAAGTTGAAAACAATCAGGTTCACCTGGTTTTTCCAGGCCAGGTTCATCATTGGATCATAGAGAAAGAAACAATAGGATATCAGTTAATGATAAGTCGTGAATGGTTTGAAAGTTTCTTACCTGCCTTAAGGTTTTCTGCTTCTTACTACCACAATCATCCTGTTATTACTATTTCAAAGGAAATATATCAATTGCTTTTGTATGAGTTTAAAGGCATTCAGAGTATTTTAAATGAAAAAGTGGCATTCTGGGAATTGATACAAAAAAGAAGTGAAGTGATCGGATTGCTCATAAGTAAATCCGTTGAAGGGACTTTTAATGATTTTGAAATCTTTAATTCAAATCCCATTATCTCCAAATTTTTACATTTAATCGATAAACATTTTAAAGAAGAGCGTTCTGTTTCTTTTTATGCTGAAAAGTTGAGTATTTCTGCAAATTATTTAAATATTGTCTGCAAGAAAAACTTGAATGCTTCAGCTTCTTCTCTTATCCAGGATCGGATCTTACTTGAAGCAAAAAGGCTGCTGAAGGTTTCAGAAATGTCGGTAAAAGATATTGTCTATGATCTTGGTTTCTATGATCACGCCAGTTTTTCCAAATTTTTTAAAGCCCAGACAGGAATGACTCCTTCTCAATTTAAAGAATAA
- a CDS encoding amidohydrolase — MKSEYQSIGTGSYTLKNVRLETGFEYDDKEVVRTKTALFCIEIEAGRIKAVRPNDVHSKGIDAKEFLMLPAFKDMHVHLDKTLYGLPWQALSPKRKTVKDMITYEQEIIPELLKTSVERAEQLISLLQGYGTSFARTHFNIDPTSGLKSLENLEKALEHKKDFFKAELVAFPQHGLYYTDSAPLMKEAAALKTVDFIGGLDPYSIDGSIEKVIDFTVQLALDNQKGIDIHLHEVGESGIKTINYLIDKVIENPQLKRKTFVSHAFALGHLSLKETEHIAERLAMAEVGIASSVPFRGTIMPIPTLKEYGVNVLIGNDNVQDYWSTFGSGNMLQKANLIAELYGYETELELSRTLEFATQNILPLDEKGTQQWPKGDDEADVVFVDASCSAEAVARISEVKGFMAQGNLLWKED, encoded by the coding sequence ATGAAGTCAGAATATCAATCTATCGGTACAGGAAGTTATACATTAAAAAATGTACGTCTGGAAACAGGCTTTGAATATGATGATAAAGAGGTTGTCAGAACAAAAACAGCTCTCTTTTGTATTGAAATTGAAGCCGGAAGAATAAAGGCTGTCAGACCTAATGATGTACATTCAAAGGGGATTGATGCAAAAGAGTTTTTGATGCTTCCTGCATTCAAAGACATGCACGTGCATTTAGATAAGACTTTATATGGACTGCCCTGGCAAGCGCTTTCACCGAAAAGAAAAACGGTAAAAGACATGATTACTTATGAGCAGGAGATTATCCCTGAACTTTTAAAGACCTCTGTTGAACGTGCAGAACAATTGATTTCTTTGCTACAAGGTTATGGGACAAGTTTTGCAAGAACCCATTTCAATATTGATCCTACTTCTGGATTAAAGTCTTTAGAAAATTTAGAAAAAGCTTTAGAGCATAAAAAAGATTTCTTCAAAGCTGAATTGGTTGCTTTTCCACAACATGGATTGTATTATACGGATTCGGCTCCTCTGATGAAAGAAGCCGCAGCATTAAAAACTGTTGATTTTATTGGAGGCTTAGACCCATATAGTATCGATGGAAGTATTGAAAAGGTGATTGATTTTACCGTTCAATTGGCTTTGGATAATCAAAAAGGAATTGATATTCATTTACACGAAGTCGGCGAGTCAGGAATCAAAACAATCAATTATCTAATTGATAAGGTGATTGAGAATCCACAACTTAAAAGAAAGACTTTTGTCAGCCATGCTTTTGCTCTAGGGCATCTTTCATTAAAGGAAACAGAACACATTGCAGAAAGATTGGCAATGGCTGAAGTTGGAATAGCTTCTTCCGTTCCATTCAGGGGAACAATTATGCCAATTCCAACATTGAAAGAATATGGAGTCAATGTTTTAATAGGTAATGACAACGTACAGGATTACTGGAGTACTTTCGGATCAGGAAATATGCTGCAGAAAGCCAATTTAATTGCTGAGCTCTATGGTTATGAAACAGAATTAGAGCTTTCACGTACTTTAGAGTTTGCTACCCAAAATATTCTCCCATTAGATGAAAAAGGAACTCAACAGTGGCCTAAAGGAGATGATGAAGCTGATGTGGTTTTCGTAGACGCAAGCTGCTCTGCAGAAGCTGTTGCAAGAATATCTGAAGTAAAAGGATTTATGGCTCAGGGAAATTTACTCTGGAAAGAGGATTAA